The following proteins are encoded in a genomic region of Saccharopolyspora antimicrobica:
- a CDS encoding decaprenylphospho-beta-D-erythro-pentofuranosid-2-ulose 2-reductase — protein sequence MSGAVLVLGGRSEIGMAVAERLVKQGHTKVVLAARRSADLDAEEAVLRQVGATEVARAEFDADDVSSHDELLRGIVDEHGPIEVAVTAFGLLGDQERAERDAAHAIQIVHTDYVAHISVLTHLANLMRERGSGRIVVFSSVAGVRVRRANYVYGSAKAGLDGFANGLSDALVGSGVELLIVRPGFVIGRMTTGMSPAPWSSTPDQVADATVKALRRGRRVVWVPPILRWVFAVMRLVPQAIWRRMPR from the coding sequence ATGAGCGGAGCGGTTTTGGTCCTCGGGGGCCGCAGTGAGATCGGCATGGCGGTGGCCGAGCGCCTGGTCAAGCAGGGCCACACCAAGGTCGTGCTGGCGGCGCGGCGGTCGGCGGACCTCGACGCCGAGGAAGCGGTGCTCCGCCAGGTCGGTGCGACCGAGGTGGCGCGGGCGGAGTTCGACGCGGACGACGTGAGCAGCCACGACGAACTGCTGCGCGGCATCGTCGACGAGCACGGGCCGATCGAGGTCGCGGTGACTGCCTTCGGTCTGCTCGGCGACCAGGAGCGCGCGGAACGCGACGCGGCGCACGCGATCCAGATCGTGCACACCGACTACGTCGCGCACATCAGCGTGCTGACGCATCTCGCGAACCTGATGCGGGAGCGGGGCAGCGGCCGGATCGTGGTGTTCTCGTCGGTGGCCGGGGTGCGGGTGCGCCGCGCGAACTACGTGTACGGATCGGCGAAGGCCGGCCTCGACGGGTTCGCCAACGGGCTGTCGGACGCGCTGGTCGGCAGCGGTGTGGAACTGCTGATCGTGCGGCCCGGTTTCGTCATCGGGCGGATGACCACCGGCATGAGCCCGGCGCCGTGGTCGAGCACGCCTGATCAGGTCGCGGACGCGACGGTCAAGGCGCTGCGGCGCGGCCGCCGCGTGGTGTGGGTGCCGCCGATCCTGCGCTGGGTGTTCGCGGTGATGCGCCTGGTACCGCAGGCCATCTGGCGCCGCATGCCCCGCTGA
- a CDS encoding roadblock/LC7 domain-containing protein, whose translation MTAQMISRRFGWLITDFTERVAGVAHAIVVSADGLVLTASATLPRDRADQLAAVASGLLSLTQGSAKCFEAGRVVQTIVEMERGTLLQMGISDGSCLTVLAAPQCDMGLIAYEMTMLVERVGQMLTPEIRSQLQGSTGALV comes from the coding sequence ATGACTGCTCAGATGATTTCCCGCAGGTTCGGCTGGCTGATCACCGACTTCACCGAGCGCGTGGCCGGTGTGGCGCACGCGATCGTGGTCTCCGCCGATGGACTGGTGCTGACCGCTTCGGCGACCCTGCCCCGGGACCGGGCCGATCAGCTGGCCGCGGTCGCGTCGGGGCTGCTGAGCCTCACCCAGGGTTCGGCGAAGTGCTTCGAGGCCGGTCGTGTCGTCCAGACCATCGTGGAGATGGAGCGCGGCACGCTGCTGCAGATGGGCATCAGCGACGGCTCCTGCCTGACCGTGCTCGCCGCTCCGCAGTGCGACATGGGGTTGATCGCCTACGAGATGACCATGCTCGTGGAGCGCGTCGGCCAGATGCTGACCCCGGAGATCCGCTCGCAGCTGCAAGGCTCGACCGGCGCACTCGTGTGA
- a CDS encoding SAM-dependent methyltransferase has product MADVDRPQIDTTKPSIARVYDAFVGGKDNFEVDRQVLRQIQQIAPEAIEVGRLCRAWLIRVVRFMAGGAEIDQFLDLGSGLPTAENTHQAAQRLNAEAKVVYVDNDPSVAAHGRALLEENEYTHFAMGDLRDPAAILSDPMVTKHLDLSRPVGLIQCNTLHHVTDGEDPNRIMQAYVDALAPGSYIAISHLFNPDDGSAHAELAVASQARFNEMMGSCFYRRREEIAALFCELEMVEPGLTYLFDWWPDGPLLRRPSAEAHNLLGGVARKP; this is encoded by the coding sequence ATGGCAGACGTTGACCGGCCGCAGATCGACACGACCAAGCCCAGCATCGCGCGGGTCTACGACGCATTCGTCGGCGGCAAGGACAACTTCGAGGTGGACCGCCAGGTCCTCCGGCAGATCCAGCAGATCGCGCCGGAGGCCATCGAGGTCGGCAGGCTGTGCCGGGCCTGGCTGATCCGGGTCGTCCGGTTCATGGCCGGTGGCGCCGAGATCGACCAGTTCCTCGACCTGGGATCCGGCCTGCCCACCGCGGAGAACACGCACCAGGCGGCGCAGCGGCTCAACGCCGAGGCCAAGGTCGTCTACGTGGACAACGACCCGTCGGTCGCCGCGCACGGCCGCGCGCTGCTGGAGGAGAACGAGTACACCCACTTCGCGATGGGCGATCTCCGCGATCCCGCGGCGATCCTGAGCGATCCGATGGTCACCAAGCACCTGGACCTGAGCCGGCCGGTCGGGCTGATCCAGTGCAACACGCTGCACCACGTGACCGACGGCGAGGATCCGAACCGGATCATGCAGGCCTACGTCGACGCGCTCGCGCCGGGCTCCTACATCGCGATCTCGCACCTGTTCAACCCGGACGACGGCAGCGCCCACGCCGAGCTCGCGGTCGCTTCCCAGGCGCGCTTCAACGAGATGATGGGCAGCTGCTTCTACCGCCGCCGCGAGGAGATCGCCGCCCTGTTCTGCGAACTGGAGATGGTCGAACCGGGCCTGACCTACCTCTTCGACTGGTGGCCCGACGGCCCCCTCCTGCGCCGGCCCAGCGCCGAAGCCCACAACCTCCTCGGCGGAGTGGCCCGCAAGCCCTGA
- a CDS encoding sensor histidine kinase — MSEGKFGRLRSAVVQWRNWSLPVKLGAVVLVPVIFAITLGIGQIRWQVDRAAEFGRVEEVLDAVERIEPLVDGLQRERNSAVEFLVGDGDAGAVDREVAAVDRAMGEVGEVIESTDAFGPVVVDRYRELRPRFDELAALRQQVHDHQLRADQAIGAYSDVINSVMSLNRALTGSVADRSLSSTAFAMQDMLALIEEVRLQQAWVLTGLSEGSLQPQALDSLQGSRARLLGKIVDARATVAAHWQQRLDETLLTRPIVERNQMLAALLKESTDGIYSGGYSVTQEDWNQGSDASVQTINEGRDELAAEVRAIASQLENEASDAAGWDSVLLLSALIIAAAIIIVIARQLLRSLRELRTSALDAADYELPAAVDAIRQGNRADAAVSPVPIDTTDEVGQVARAFDEVNEQALRLAVEQADLRRGYNDMFVSVSRRSQSLLERQLRLFEELEQDEEDPDQLARLFQLDHLATRMRRNNENLMVLSGHDLARRFTQPTDLADVLRAAVSEIEQYPRVMVQPPPAAKLRGHTASDLVRLVAELLDNAANFSAPDTTVTVSSYQAGDGTVVLDVLDQGIGMGDAELERANERLAAVDEDDLATSRRMGLFVAGRLAVRHGVGVELHGGPDVEGVRATVMIPAEHVVTVEPGPVLPAAPQLSGRNGHTHTDLPTSGELPRRKPAENSPWQEPGPSSLFESHTPEPEESPTAHLFDAPLDIPQQPRAVPGEFDWPGVEPPAERPEEESPIFEEASTQWFQPASEKAQSETGEFSWPGAQDAADDFPSAAAPQPEPPSLTDSGLPRRTPRGAAEPDAKPSRSAEDISRRLAQNGVQFGGSTDSRLSPVEPEPWIPHDPGADDAWNFAADKAREAAEAAANPQPGSFTQAGLPRRTPKAHLVPGSVANSEPTSTGTFQRDADRLRGRLADFQSGVSRGRHRATDED; from the coding sequence GTGAGCGAGGGGAAGTTCGGGCGGCTCCGCAGCGCCGTGGTCCAGTGGCGCAACTGGTCCCTGCCGGTCAAGCTCGGCGCCGTCGTCCTGGTCCCGGTCATCTTCGCGATCACGCTCGGCATCGGGCAGATCCGGTGGCAGGTCGACCGGGCCGCCGAGTTCGGCCGCGTCGAGGAAGTCCTGGATGCGGTGGAACGGATCGAACCGCTGGTCGACGGGCTGCAGCGGGAGCGCAACAGCGCCGTCGAGTTCCTGGTCGGTGACGGCGACGCCGGTGCCGTCGACCGGGAGGTCGCCGCGGTGGACCGCGCGATGGGCGAGGTCGGCGAGGTCATCGAGTCGACCGACGCTTTCGGTCCGGTCGTCGTGGACCGCTACCGCGAGCTCCGGCCGCGGTTCGACGAGCTCGCTGCGCTGCGCCAGCAGGTGCATGACCACCAGCTGCGGGCGGACCAGGCCATCGGCGCCTACAGCGACGTGATCAACTCGGTGATGTCGCTGAACCGCGCGCTGACCGGCAGCGTCGCCGACCGGAGCCTGTCCAGCACGGCGTTCGCGATGCAGGACATGCTGGCTCTGATCGAAGAGGTCCGGTTGCAGCAGGCGTGGGTGCTGACCGGCCTGAGCGAGGGCAGTCTCCAACCGCAGGCGCTGGACAGCCTGCAGGGGTCGCGAGCCCGGCTGCTGGGCAAGATCGTCGATGCCCGCGCAACGGTTGCGGCGCACTGGCAGCAGCGGCTGGACGAAACGCTGCTCACCCGGCCCATCGTGGAACGCAACCAGATGCTGGCCGCGCTGCTGAAGGAGAGCACCGACGGCATCTACAGCGGCGGGTACTCGGTCACGCAGGAAGACTGGAACCAAGGCAGCGACGCGTCTGTCCAGACGATCAACGAGGGTCGCGATGAACTCGCCGCCGAGGTGCGGGCGATCGCCTCGCAGCTGGAGAACGAGGCCAGCGATGCGGCGGGCTGGGACTCCGTGCTGCTGCTCTCGGCGCTGATCATCGCCGCCGCGATCATCATCGTGATCGCCCGCCAGCTGCTCCGCTCGCTGCGCGAACTGCGCACCAGCGCGCTCGACGCGGCCGACTACGAGCTGCCCGCCGCCGTGGACGCGATCCGGCAGGGTAACCGCGCCGACGCCGCGGTGAGCCCGGTGCCGATCGACACCACCGACGAGGTCGGGCAGGTGGCCCGCGCCTTCGACGAGGTGAACGAGCAGGCGCTGCGCCTCGCGGTCGAGCAGGCGGACCTGCGGCGGGGCTACAACGACATGTTCGTCAGCGTGTCCCGGCGCAGCCAGAGCCTGCTGGAGCGGCAGCTGCGGCTGTTCGAGGAGCTGGAGCAGGACGAGGAGGACCCCGACCAGCTCGCCCGGCTCTTCCAGCTGGACCACCTGGCCACCCGGATGCGCCGCAACAACGAGAACCTGATGGTGCTCTCCGGCCACGACCTGGCGCGGCGGTTCACCCAGCCCACCGACCTGGCCGACGTCCTGCGCGCCGCGGTCTCCGAGATCGAGCAGTACCCGCGGGTGATGGTGCAGCCGCCGCCCGCGGCGAAGCTGCGCGGCCACACCGCCAGCGACCTGGTGCGCCTGGTGGCCGAACTGCTGGACAACGCGGCGAACTTCTCCGCCCCGGACACCACGGTGACGGTGTCCAGCTACCAGGCCGGCGACGGCACCGTGGTGCTCGACGTGCTCGACCAGGGCATCGGCATGGGCGACGCGGAGCTGGAGCGGGCCAACGAGCGGTTGGCCGCGGTCGACGAGGACGACCTCGCCACCTCCCGCCGGATGGGGCTGTTCGTGGCCGGGCGCCTGGCGGTGCGGCACGGCGTCGGCGTCGAACTGCACGGCGGCCCGGACGTCGAAGGCGTCCGCGCGACCGTCATGATCCCGGCCGAGCACGTGGTGACGGTCGAGCCCGGTCCGGTGCTGCCCGCCGCACCGCAGCTCAGCGGCCGCAACGGCCACACGCACACCGACCTGCCGACCTCCGGTGAGCTGCCGCGCCGGAAGCCGGCGGAGAACTCGCCCTGGCAGGAGCCGGGGCCGTCGAGCCTGTTCGAATCGCACACCCCGGAACCGGAGGAATCACCGACGGCGCACCTGTTCGACGCGCCGCTGGACATCCCCCAGCAACCGCGGGCGGTTCCCGGCGAATTCGACTGGCCAGGCGTCGAACCGCCCGCCGAACGGCCGGAGGAGGAGTCGCCCATCTTCGAGGAAGCCTCCACCCAGTGGTTCCAACCAGCGAGTGAGAAGGCGCAGTCCGAGACCGGTGAGTTCAGCTGGCCCGGGGCGCAGGACGCTGCCGACGACTTCCCGTCGGCCGCCGCCCCGCAGCCGGAACCGCCGTCGCTCACCGATTCCGGGCTGCCGCGCCGCACCCCGCGGGGTGCGGCCGAACCGGACGCCAAGCCGTCCCGGAGCGCCGAGGACATCAGCCGCAGGCTGGCCCAGAACGGGGTCCAGTTCGGCGGTTCCACGGACTCCCGGCTCAGCCCGGTCGAACCGGAACCGTGGATCCCGCACGATCCCGGGGCCGATGACGCGTGGAACTTCGCCGCCGACAAGGCGCGCGAGGCGGCCGAGGCGGCGGCGAACCCGCAGCCGGGCTCGTTCACGCAGGCCGGGCTGCCGCGCCGCACTCCCAAGGCGCACCTGGTTCCGGGTAGCGTGGCGAATTCGGAGCCGACCAGCACCGGGACGTTCCAGCGCGACGCGGACAGGCTCCGCGGCAGGCTGGCGGACTTCCAGAGCGGTGTCAGCCGCGGTCGGCATCGAGCAACCGACGAGGATTGA
- a CDS encoding solute symporter family protein: MNDQQLIPADSAIINTAVFAAFVLITLFIVYRVSSRGSSSDYFVAGSSFSGAQNGIALSGDYLSAASFLGIAGAIAIYGYDGFLYSIGFLVAWLINLLLVAERMRNTGRFTMGDVLSFRMRQRPVRAAAAASTLAITIIYMIAQMAGAGGLVALLLDVHSAFGQALVIAVVGLVMMVYVLVGGMKGTTWVQIIKAAMLLLCVALITIFLLGKFGYSMTDLLLQAAENNPNGREIFAPGVQYGKSELTQLDFVSLSLALVLGVGGLPHVLMRFYTVPNAREARRSVAWAIWVVAAFYICTLIIGYGAAALVGTEAIQSAPGAENSAAPLLAYRIGGTVLLGIVAAVAFATILAVVAGLTLTASASFAHDIYANVIRRGDVDSDDVVKVARMTALVIGGASILGGIVVNGQNIAFLVGLAFAFAASANLSTLLYSLFWKRFNTRGTLWGIYGGLSSCLLLVIFSPVVSGAPDSILPGVDFAFFPLKNPGIVSIPISFICGIIGTFLGGRDEVDEERRAEMEVRSLTGIGSRVG, translated from the coding sequence ATGAACGACCAGCAGCTGATCCCCGCCGACAGCGCGATCATCAACACCGCCGTCTTCGCGGCGTTCGTGCTGATCACGCTGTTCATCGTGTACCGGGTGAGCAGCCGCGGCAGCTCCAGCGACTACTTCGTCGCGGGCAGCTCGTTCAGCGGTGCGCAGAACGGCATCGCGCTCTCCGGCGACTACCTGTCCGCGGCCTCGTTCCTGGGCATCGCCGGGGCCATCGCGATCTACGGCTACGACGGCTTCCTCTACTCCATCGGCTTCCTGGTCGCCTGGCTGATCAACCTGCTGCTGGTGGCCGAGCGGATGCGCAACACCGGCCGCTTCACCATGGGCGACGTGCTCAGCTTCCGGATGCGCCAGCGCCCGGTGCGCGCGGCCGCGGCCGCCTCCACGCTGGCCATCACGATCATCTACATGATCGCCCAGATGGCCGGTGCGGGCGGTCTGGTCGCCCTGCTGCTCGACGTGCACAGCGCGTTCGGCCAGGCGCTGGTGATCGCGGTGGTCGGCCTGGTGATGATGGTCTACGTGCTGGTCGGCGGCATGAAGGGCACCACCTGGGTGCAGATCATCAAGGCCGCGATGCTGCTGCTGTGCGTCGCCCTGATCACCATCTTCCTGCTCGGCAAGTTCGGCTACAGCATGACCGACCTGCTGCTGCAGGCCGCGGAGAACAACCCGAACGGCCGGGAGATCTTCGCGCCCGGCGTGCAGTACGGGAAGTCCGAGCTGACCCAGCTGGACTTCGTCTCGCTGTCGCTGGCCCTGGTGCTGGGCGTCGGCGGCCTGCCCCACGTGCTGATGCGCTTCTACACCGTGCCCAACGCCCGCGAAGCGCGCCGCTCGGTGGCCTGGGCGATCTGGGTGGTCGCGGCCTTCTACATCTGCACGCTGATCATCGGCTACGGCGCGGCCGCGCTGGTGGGCACCGAGGCCATCCAGTCCGCGCCCGGTGCGGAGAACTCCGCGGCGCCGCTGCTGGCCTACCGCATCGGCGGCACGGTGCTGCTGGGCATCGTCGCCGCGGTCGCCTTCGCCACGATCCTGGCGGTGGTCGCCGGCCTGACGCTGACCGCGTCGGCGTCCTTCGCGCACGACATCTACGCCAACGTGATCCGCCGCGGCGACGTCGACTCCGACGACGTGGTGAAGGTGGCCCGAATGACCGCGCTGGTCATCGGCGGTGCCTCGATCCTCGGCGGCATCGTGGTCAACGGCCAGAACATCGCGTTCCTGGTCGGCCTGGCGTTCGCCTTCGCGGCCTCGGCGAACCTGTCCACGCTGCTGTACTCGCTGTTCTGGAAGCGCTTCAACACCCGCGGCACGCTGTGGGGCATCTACGGCGGCCTGAGCTCCTGCCTGCTGCTGGTGATCTTCTCGCCGGTGGTCTCCGGTGCGCCGGACTCGATCCTGCCGGGTGTGGACTTCGCGTTCTTCCCGCTGAAGAACCCCGGCATCGTGTCCATCCCGATCTCGTTCATCTGCGGCATCATCGGCACCTTCCTCGGTGGCCGCGACGAGGTGGACGAGGAGCGCCGCGCGGAGATGGAGGTCCGGTCGCTGACCGGCATCGGCTCCCGAGTCGGCTGA
- a CDS encoding winged helix DNA-binding domain-containing protein, with protein sequence MPVLTQRQLNRTTLQRQLLLRRSGKSAIEAVEHLVGMQAQAPSPPYFGLWTRLTTFQPDDLAQRLLDRSVVRIVLMRGTVHLVSAEDCLLLRPMVQSLLDRGVRSNTQHRSELVGLDEDELTAVGRKLLDEQPRSAAQLRPLLAERWPDRSPAALAFAVRNLLPLVQIPPRAIWGRSGQPVYATAETWLGRPLADSTPVAEVLRRYLAAFGPATVADMQTWSGLRGLKDVVRGMDLRGFRDEDGRELVDLPDAELADPELPSPPRFLPPFDNLLLSHHDRSRVMSPEDRKRLFSVKNAVLPGTILVDGFLHGTWQITRKRDAATLHITAYRALPDVEALAEEGRRLLAFAEPDGVEQSVNIVVDAE encoded by the coding sequence GTGCCCGTCCTCACCCAGCGCCAGCTCAACCGCACGACGCTGCAGCGGCAGCTGCTGCTGCGCCGGTCCGGGAAGTCCGCGATCGAGGCCGTGGAGCACCTGGTCGGAATGCAGGCGCAAGCACCGTCCCCGCCCTACTTCGGGCTGTGGACGCGCCTGACCACCTTCCAGCCCGACGACCTGGCCCAGCGCCTGCTGGACCGCAGCGTGGTCCGCATCGTGCTGATGCGCGGCACGGTGCACCTCGTCTCCGCCGAGGACTGCTTGCTGCTGCGGCCGATGGTGCAGTCGTTGCTGGACCGCGGCGTGCGCAGCAACACCCAGCACCGCAGCGAGCTCGTCGGGCTCGACGAGGACGAACTCACCGCCGTCGGCCGCAAGCTGCTGGACGAGCAGCCCCGCAGCGCGGCCCAGCTGCGACCGCTGCTCGCCGAGCGCTGGCCCGACCGGTCGCCGGCCGCGCTGGCGTTCGCGGTGCGGAACCTGTTGCCGCTGGTGCAGATCCCGCCGCGCGCGATCTGGGGGCGCAGCGGTCAGCCGGTCTACGCCACCGCCGAGACCTGGCTCGGCCGCCCGCTCGCCGATTCGACCCCGGTCGCCGAGGTGCTCCGCCGCTACCTCGCCGCGTTCGGCCCGGCCACCGTCGCTGACATGCAGACCTGGTCCGGGCTGCGCGGGCTGAAGGACGTGGTGCGCGGGATGGACCTGCGCGGCTTCCGCGACGAGGACGGTCGCGAGCTGGTCGACCTCCCCGACGCCGAGCTCGCGGATCCGGAACTGCCGAGCCCGCCGCGCTTCCTGCCGCCGTTCGACAACCTGCTGCTCTCCCACCACGACCGCAGCCGCGTCATGTCGCCCGAGGACCGCAAGCGCCTGTTCAGCGTGAAGAACGCGGTGCTGCCCGGGACGATCCTGGTGGACGGGTTCCTGCACGGCACCTGGCAGATCACCCGCAAACGGGACGCCGCGACGCTGCACATCACCGCCTACCGGGCGCTGCCCGATGTGGAAGCGCTGGCCGAGGAGGGCCGCCGGTTGCTGGCCTTCGCCGAGCCCGATGGCGTTGAACAGTCCGTGAACATCGTCGTGGACGCGGAGTGA
- a CDS encoding GTP-binding protein: MDSVGYSAPRLGSPPQPAGTTSTSAKIVVAGGFGVGKTTFVGSVSEIVPLTTEAVMTEASRGVDDLGATPNKQTTTVAMDFGRITLASDLILYLFGTPGQQRFWFMWDDLVKGAIGAVVLVDTRRLADSFSAIDFFEDRGLPYLVGVNLFDGKMLHSIDQVREAMAIGPDVPIGPCDARDRESTKRTLIALVEHAMRHWTSRQMG, from the coding sequence GTGGACTCCGTCGGCTATAGCGCGCCCCGGCTCGGCTCCCCGCCGCAGCCCGCCGGCACCACGTCGACCTCGGCGAAGATCGTGGTGGCCGGTGGCTTCGGCGTCGGCAAGACGACCTTCGTCGGTTCGGTGTCGGAGATCGTGCCGCTGACCACCGAGGCGGTGATGACCGAGGCGAGCCGCGGTGTGGACGACCTGGGCGCGACGCCGAACAAGCAGACCACCACGGTGGCGATGGACTTCGGCCGCATCACGCTGGCCTCGGACCTGATCCTGTACCTGTTCGGCACGCCCGGTCAGCAGCGGTTCTGGTTCATGTGGGACGACCTGGTCAAGGGCGCGATCGGTGCGGTCGTGCTGGTGGACACCCGGCGGCTGGCCGACTCCTTCTCGGCGATCGACTTCTTCGAGGACCGCGGCCTGCCCTACCTGGTCGGGGTGAACCTCTTCGACGGGAAGATGCTGCACTCCATCGACCAGGTCCGCGAGGCGATGGCGATCGGCCCGGACGTGCCGATCGGCCCGTGCGACGCCCGCGACCGCGAATCCACGAAGCGCACACTGATCGCGTTAGTGGAGCACGCAATGCGCCACTGGACTTCCCGCCAAATGGGGTAA
- a CDS encoding DUF485 domain-containing protein: MSRPVVDVGEEPPSFSLVQPRVPAASPPTPPRKAWSIRSHQRFRAVDLAVPDSNHDPGAGPPSPPETLENNGPRGDHHTVDPAREVVRIPRLRRPRAPGGPTAKFQEGSMSNATQSALRGSPGDQPGNPRSAFGGIDKSAVRATPERLDFRTIEESPEFRALRRRLKWFVFPATAFFLIWYIGYVAVAAYAREFMARPLIGEINVGLVLGVAQFVTTVGLTMLYLRFARRHIDPKVDELRQDAGDLQR, translated from the coding sequence ATGTCACGCCCAGTGGTCGATGTCGGCGAAGAACCGCCATCGTTTTCACTCGTTCAGCCTAGAGTTCCGGCCGCCTCGCCGCCGACTCCGCCCCGAAAAGCCTGGTCGATCAGATCCCACCAGCGCTTTCGAGCCGTTGACCTGGCAGTACCAGACAGTAACCACGATCCCGGTGCAGGCCCGCCGAGCCCACCTGAGACCCTGGAAAACAACGGCCCGCGTGGTGATCACCACACTGTTGATCCCGCGCGGGAAGTGGTTAGAATTCCCCGCCTCCGCCGCCCGCGCGCGCCCGGCGGGCCCACCGCGAAGTTCCAGGAAGGAAGCATGAGCAACGCAACGCAATCCGCGCTGCGCGGCAGCCCAGGTGACCAGCCCGGAAATCCGCGGTCGGCCTTCGGAGGAATCGACAAGAGCGCGGTTCGAGCCACCCCGGAACGCCTCGATTTCAGGACCATCGAGGAGAGCCCGGAATTCCGAGCGCTGCGTCGGCGGCTGAAATGGTTCGTTTTCCCGGCGACGGCGTTTTTCCTGATCTGGTACATCGGGTACGTGGCGGTCGCCGCCTACGCCCGGGAATTCATGGCGCGCCCGCTCATCGGTGAGATCAACGTCGGCCTGGTGCTGGGCGTCGCCCAGTTCGTCACCACGGTCGGGCTGACCATGCTCTACCTGCGGTTCGCGCGCCGCCACATCGATCCGAAGGTCGACGAGCTCCGACAGGACGCGGGAGATCTCCAGCGATGA
- a CDS encoding DUF742 domain-containing protein, with translation MSRRSDYPARGRRRDSSGDNGFADVVNGFSFGSGKRKRKGRAEPERYDDQQDERYEVPAESYPDEPVEEPVAPAASSIRSYTWTGGRTRTTHNLELETLVSVGEGYQQGTAVRLEHQSIAELCQQPRSVAEVGALLSVPIGVARVLLADMAELGLITVHQTVSESGSAPHMVLMERVLSGLRRL, from the coding sequence ATGAGCAGGAGATCGGATTACCCGGCACGGGGGCGAAGACGCGACAGCAGCGGTGACAACGGCTTCGCCGACGTCGTCAACGGTTTCAGCTTCGGCAGCGGAAAGCGGAAGCGCAAGGGGCGCGCCGAGCCGGAGCGGTACGATGATCAACAAGATGAGCGGTACGAGGTCCCTGCGGAGTCCTATCCGGACGAGCCGGTCGAGGAGCCCGTTGCACCGGCCGCGTCGAGCATCCGCTCGTACACCTGGACCGGTGGACGAACCCGGACCACCCACAATCTGGAACTGGAAACCCTCGTTTCGGTCGGTGAGGGCTACCAGCAGGGCACCGCGGTGCGGCTGGAGCACCAGTCGATCGCCGAGCTGTGCCAACAACCCCGATCGGTCGCGGAAGTGGGGGCGCTGTTGTCCGTGCCGATCGGGGTGGCCCGCGTGCTGCTGGCCGACATGGCCGAACTGGGGTTGATCACCGTGCACCAGACGGTGAGCGAAAGCGGTAGCGCACCACACATGGTGTTGATGGAAAGGGTTTTGAGTGGACTCCGTCGGCTATAG